In Blattabacterium cuenoti, the following proteins share a genomic window:
- a CDS encoding potassium channel family protein: protein MKIIIIGLGNFGRSLALNLTDNGHEVFGIDYKMEKVDLLKDHIANVVCMDANNEAAYKALPIQQANLGIVAIGENEGASIVTTAILKRYKNLRIVSRSLSKIHDTILEAMGINDVVHPEQDAAFRLTKQISFNYALDYFRIDNKHSIAEVFSPLYFNGKSVKSLELTQKYSVSLITIIRNFKKNSNCSNSSNIQFTRKVIGLVTGDTILQEGDILTLFGSNKSIMNFVKDKKNK from the coding sequence ATGAAAATTATAATTATTGGATTAGGAAATTTTGGAAGGTCTTTAGCATTGAATTTAACAGATAATGGTCATGAAGTTTTTGGAATAGATTATAAAATGGAAAAAGTAGATCTATTAAAAGATCATATTGCAAATGTAGTATGTATGGATGCAAATAATGAAGCTGCTTATAAAGCTTTACCTATACAACAAGCAAATTTAGGAATAGTTGCTATTGGAGAAAATGAAGGTGCATCAATAGTAACCACAGCTATCTTAAAAAGATATAAAAATTTGAGAATAGTTAGTCGATCTTTATCTAAAATACATGATACTATATTAGAAGCTATGGGAATTAATGATGTAGTACATCCAGAGCAAGATGCTGCTTTTAGATTAACTAAACAAATATCTTTTAATTATGCTTTAGATTATTTTAGAATAGACAATAAACATTCTATAGCAGAAGTTTTCTCTCCGTTGTATTTTAATGGAAAATCTGTTAAAAGTTTAGAGTTAACACAAAAGTATTCAGTATCTTTAATAACTATAATACGAAATTTTAAAAAAAATTCAAATTGCTCTAATTCTTCTAATATTCAATTTACAAGAAAAGTAATTGGATTAGTTACAGGAGACACAATCTTACAGGAAGGGGATATATTAACCCTTTTTGGGTCTAATAAGTCTATAATGAATTTCGTTAAGGATAAAAAAAATAAATGA
- a CDS encoding DUF3341 domain-containing protein, whose protein sequence is MNKCKIHALYDNDHVLINNIKNLKKDKNCEIYEVYSPFPIHGLENILDLKKSNLSLFSFIYGTLGFCISCLLTWYIMILDWPQNIGGKPSFSWINNLPSFIPVIFELTIFFSAHFMCITFLIQERLFPGSVKKNFDPRTTDNLFSIEINTIKENVENIINFLKGNGAIEVIVEYKQI, encoded by the coding sequence ATGAATAAGTGTAAAATACATGCATTATATGATAATGATCATGTATTAATAAACAATATTAAAAATCTTAAAAAAGATAAAAATTGTGAAATATATGAAGTATATTCTCCTTTTCCTATACATGGATTAGAAAATATTCTAGATTTAAAAAAATCTAATTTATCTTTATTTTCCTTTATATATGGAACGTTAGGTTTTTGTATATCATGTTTATTAACATGGTATATCATGATATTAGATTGGCCTCAAAATATTGGGGGAAAACCTTCTTTTTCCTGGATAAATAATCTACCTTCTTTTATTCCCGTAATATTTGAATTAACCATATTTTTTTCTGCACATTTCATGTGCATTACTTTTCTTATTCAAGAAAGATTGTTTCCTGGTTCCGTTAAAAAAAATTTTGATCCTAGAACAACTGATAATTTATTTTCAATAGAAATTAATACAATAAAAGAAAATGTTGAAAACATAATAAATTTTTTAAAAGGAAATGGAGCAATAGAAGTTATTGTAGAATATAAACAGATTTAA
- the hemC gene encoding hydroxymethylbilane synthase, which yields MKKIIRIGTRDSPLAIYQARKVQFFLHEEGYISQLFLMKSEGDIIQNIPIHTMNKIGVFTKKLTNIMLSGEIDMVVHSLKDVPINIPNEIMLSAFLKRGNPYDLLVYKGSNDFLYNLNNHAIIATGSLRRASFWRGKYPHHTIIGLRGNINTRLIKLYKNAWKAAIFAKVGLERLGILEKLNNSKLLNYKELDWMIPSPGQGIIVVSTLKKNNHINILLTEKLDDKKTRLSANIERQFLRTLSGGCMSPIGAHAIIKDKIVYFTGILLSLDGMQKIKKTIKGTNYKNIGFQCAKYILKKGGKKILEDNKKIFHNKKL from the coding sequence TTGAAAAAAATTATTAGAATCGGAACAAGAGATAGTCCTTTAGCTATATATCAAGCAAGAAAAGTTCAATTTTTTCTTCATGAAGAAGGATATATTTCTCAATTATTTTTAATGAAATCAGAAGGAGATATAATTCAAAATATTCCTATTCATACCATGAATAAAATAGGAGTCTTTACTAAAAAATTAACTAATATTATGCTTTCAGGAGAAATCGATATGGTCGTCCATTCTTTAAAAGATGTTCCTATTAATATTCCAAATGAAATAATGCTTTCGGCTTTTTTGAAAAGAGGAAATCCCTATGATTTGTTAGTATATAAAGGATCAAATGATTTTTTATATAATTTAAATAATCATGCTATAATAGCTACAGGAAGTTTAAGAAGGGCCTCTTTTTGGAGAGGAAAATACCCACATCACACTATTATTGGGTTAAGAGGAAATATTAATACTAGATTAATAAAGTTATATAAAAATGCTTGGAAAGCCGCTATTTTTGCTAAAGTAGGATTAGAAAGATTGGGAATCTTGGAAAAATTGAATAATAGTAAATTATTAAATTATAAAGAATTAGATTGGATGATCCCATCCCCTGGGCAAGGAATTATTGTAGTTTCTACTCTTAAAAAAAACAATCATATTAATATATTATTAACCGAAAAACTAGATGATAAAAAAACTAGATTATCTGCAAATATAGAACGTCAGTTTTTAAGAACATTGTCGGGAGGATGTATGAGCCCTATAGGTGCACATGCTATAATTAAAGATAAAATTGTTTATTTTACTGGAATATTACTAAGTTTAGATGGAATGCAAAAAATAAAAAAAACAATAAAAGGAACTAATTATAAAAACATAGGATTTCAATGTGCTAAATATATTTTGAAAAAAGGAGGAAAAAAAATACTTGAAGATAATAAAAAAATATTTCATAATAAAAAATTATGA
- the cysS gene encoding cysteine--tRNA ligase → MEYKEIAKKNLKIYNSLTGKKEFFHPIHKNNIGIYVCGPTVYNHLHLGNCRTFIFFDIVFRYFKHLGYKVRYVRNITDVGHLENNGQHNEEDKIDRRSKIEGLEPMEIVQKYTISFHNLLNILNLLPPSIEPTATGHIVEQIDMVKNLIQKKSAYEINGSVYFDLKKYNKNYSYGILSHNNLNQLINKNLSFSPEKHYFQDFSIWKKVGYNHIMSWNSPWGKGVPGWHTECTVMSTKYLGKNFDIHGGGIDLKFPHHECEIAQFRSFYETDNILANYWMHTNMLTLNGKKMSKSTGNFLDLQNILMIKKDNYFSNIIKFFILQSHYRNILNFSEKGLLDSEKGFKKIIYSIKILNNFCEKESLKKQNNNNTNTRSFTLFNVSDWINSCYKAINDDFNIPLLISLLFEVTNIIINDPKKIEESWIFLLKKHMNYFLFDILGFINNNEVNVSIEKSKKFEILVKGLIKLRKEAREKKNWIISDIIREELHNIGIFLHDKKINKSKLD, encoded by the coding sequence ATGGAATATAAGGAAATAGCAAAAAAAAACTTAAAAATATATAATTCTTTAACAGGTAAAAAAGAGTTTTTTCATCCTATCCATAAAAATAATATAGGTATTTATGTTTGTGGCCCTACTGTTTACAATCATTTACATTTAGGTAATTGTAGAACTTTTATATTTTTTGATATTGTTTTTCGTTATTTTAAACATTTGGGATATAAGGTTCGTTATGTTAGGAATATAACAGATGTAGGACATTTAGAAAACAATGGACAACATAATGAAGAAGACAAAATTGATAGGAGATCTAAGATAGAGGGATTAGAACCAATGGAAATTGTTCAAAAATATACTATATCTTTTCATAATTTGTTAAATATTCTCAATTTATTACCTCCTAGCATAGAACCTACAGCTACGGGCCATATTGTAGAACAAATAGATATGGTTAAAAATTTAATTCAAAAAAAGTCAGCTTATGAAATAAATGGATCTGTTTATTTTGATTTAAAAAAATATAATAAGAATTATTCTTATGGAATACTTAGTCATAACAACTTAAATCAATTAATTAATAAAAATTTAAGTTTTTCTCCTGAAAAACATTATTTTCAAGATTTTTCTATTTGGAAAAAAGTAGGTTATAATCACATTATGAGTTGGAACTCTCCATGGGGAAAAGGTGTTCCTGGTTGGCATACGGAATGCACTGTAATGAGCACAAAATATTTAGGAAAAAATTTCGACATACATGGAGGAGGAATAGATTTAAAATTTCCACATCATGAATGTGAAATAGCGCAATTTAGAAGTTTTTATGAAACAGATAATATTCTTGCAAACTACTGGATGCATACAAATATGCTTACTTTAAATGGTAAAAAAATGAGCAAATCTACAGGAAATTTTTTAGATTTACAAAACATTTTAATGATAAAAAAAGATAATTATTTTTCTAATATTATAAAGTTTTTTATTTTACAATCTCATTATAGAAATATTTTAAATTTTTCAGAAAAGGGTTTATTAGATTCAGAAAAAGGATTTAAAAAAATTATATATTCAATAAAAATTTTGAATAACTTTTGTGAAAAAGAATCGTTAAAAAAACAAAATAACAATAATACTAATACTAGATCTTTTACATTATTTAATGTATCAGATTGGATTAATTCTTGTTATAAAGCAATAAATGATGATTTTAATATTCCTTTATTAATTTCTCTTTTATTTGAAGTTACTAATATAATCATCAATGACCCTAAAAAAATAGAAGAATCATGGATTTTTTTATTAAAAAAACATATGAATTATTTTTTATTCGATATCCTTGGATTTATAAATAATAATGAAGTAAATGTTTCAATAGAAAAATCAAAAAAATTTGAAATTCTAGTTAAAGGATTAATAAAATTGAGAAAAGAAGCAAGAGAGAAAAAAAATTGGATCATATCAGATATAATTCGGGAAGAATTACATAATATAGGAATTTTTTTGCATGATAAGAAAATTAATAAATCAAAGCTTGATTAA
- a CDS encoding c-type cytochrome: MNNYKIFIFCFFNIMLTSCWFDKTKPNIVYMPDMYYSDSYEPYSDPNLNQKKNNIHINIPYFLEKKTSSFSPVKNTVPRSASFIYYFITKTKDGYNYSKKITKYPFFRKKNEIKEIMSKGKNLYKINCSICHGENGDGQGLLVKNEKIFGIPNYKDRDITMGSVYYVITYGKNNMGSYASQLNEIERWMVSEYVMSLKNNRINK; encoded by the coding sequence ATGAATAATTACAAGATTTTTATCTTTTGTTTTTTTAATATTATGTTAACTTCTTGTTGGTTTGATAAGACAAAACCAAATATAGTTTATATGCCAGATATGTATTATTCAGATTCTTATGAACCATATTCAGATCCAAATCTTAACCAAAAAAAGAATAATATCCATATCAATATTCCTTATTTTTTAGAAAAAAAAACATCTTCTTTTTCACCAGTAAAAAATACAGTACCAAGAAGCGCATCTTTTATATATTATTTTATTACAAAAACAAAAGATGGATATAATTATTCTAAAAAAATAACTAAATATCCTTTTTTTAGAAAAAAAAATGAAATAAAAGAAATTATGAGTAAAGGAAAAAATCTTTATAAAATTAATTGTTCTATTTGTCATGGAGAAAATGGAGATGGTCAAGGTTTGTTAGTAAAAAATGAGAAAATTTTTGGAATTCCAAATTATAAAGATAGAGATATTACTATGGGAAGTGTTTATTATGTTATCACATATGGAAAAAATAATATGGGGTCTTATGCTTCTCAATTAAATGAAATTGAACGATGGATGGTTTCTGAATATGTTATGTCATTGAAAAATAATAGAATAAATAAATAA
- a CDS encoding trans-sulfuration enzyme family protein codes for MKEETRLIQSILSDPLTGSISTPIYQTSTYVQEAPGVHKGYDYTRTNNPTRKILENLITKLEYGYGSIAFSSGLASVDAVLKLLKYGDEIVAVDDIYGGTFRLLDLYKRFGVHTKFVDTTNVENVVSFITNKTKLIWLETPTNPTLKISDIESISNKCKKNYEKILVVVDNTFASPAIQNPIKLGADIVIHSATKYLAGHSDVLAGLITVKNKNFYEKLKYIQNASGGVLSPIDCWLTIRGSQTLYLRIKKQSENALKIASFLEKNKKDYIDKMYYPGLINHKNHNIALKQQKYFGGIVSFSLKKDTIESAKKIVTSTKIFKLAESLGGTKSLICHPATMTHKSTPSEIRRSSGIQDSLIRLSVGIENVEDLIEDINQALIY; via the coding sequence ATGAAGGAAGAAACAAGACTTATTCAAAGTATTTTGTCAGATCCTCTTACAGGATCTATTTCTACACCGATATACCAAACATCGACTTATGTACAAGAAGCACCAGGAGTTCATAAAGGTTATGATTATACAAGAACAAATAATCCTACAAGGAAAATTCTTGAAAATCTAATTACAAAATTAGAATACGGTTACGGTAGTATAGCTTTTTCCTCTGGTTTAGCATCTGTTGATGCTGTTTTAAAATTATTGAAATATGGAGATGAAATAGTTGCTGTTGATGATATTTATGGAGGTACTTTTCGTTTATTAGATTTGTATAAAAGATTTGGAGTTCATACCAAATTTGTAGATACAACAAATGTTGAAAATGTAGTATCATTTATTACTAATAAAACTAAATTGATCTGGTTAGAAACACCTACAAATCCTACATTAAAAATATCAGATATAGAATCTATAAGTAATAAATGTAAAAAAAATTATGAAAAAATATTAGTTGTAGTTGATAATACATTTGCTTCTCCAGCTATTCAAAATCCAATTAAGTTAGGAGCAGATATAGTTATTCACAGTGCTACTAAATATTTAGCTGGACATTCAGATGTATTAGCTGGATTAATTACAGTAAAAAATAAAAATTTTTACGAAAAATTGAAATATATTCAGAATGCAAGTGGAGGGGTATTATCTCCTATTGATTGTTGGTTAACTATAAGAGGTTCTCAAACATTGTACTTACGTATAAAAAAACAGTCTGAAAATGCATTAAAAATAGCTTCTTTTCTGGAAAAGAATAAGAAAGATTATATTGATAAAATGTACTATCCAGGATTAATTAACCATAAGAATCATAATATTGCATTAAAACAACAAAAATATTTTGGAGGAATTGTTTCTTTTAGTTTAAAGAAGGATACAATAGAATCAGCAAAAAAGATTGTAACATCTACAAAAATATTTAAATTAGCAGAAAGTTTAGGAGGAACAAAAAGTTTGATTTGTCATCCAGCAACTATGACTCACAAATCTACTCCTTCAGAAATAAGAAGATCTTCAGGTATACAAGATTCTCTTATTCGTTTATCTGTTGGAATTGAAAATGTTGAAGATCTTATAGAAGACATTAATCAAGCTTTGATTTATTAA
- a CDS encoding uroporphyrinogen-III synthase: protein MIMIHILLTKVVDNSVIVDNTRFSINSYDFLSVKYFILNKKPFLNNELIFTSYNGLKGFLLNFKLDFFNYLRKRIYVVGDKTFFYVKKYFPFSFLFKKYYVQDIIEYIIKIKTNQYYDWFCGNINNNDLSLLKKNNINRYKVYETILSPKKIDNLYNYDVIVFFSPSGVRSFFLENNIENDAKTEVFAIGKTTAKSISNFLSKKKIWYPSKPSLKKIFSLIKKIF from the coding sequence ATGATTATGATCCACATTCTGCTCACGAAAGTAGTCGATAATTCTGTTATAGTAGATAATACACGTTTTTCTATTAATTCCTATGATTTTTTATCAGTAAAATATTTTATTTTAAATAAAAAACCATTTTTAAATAATGAATTAATATTTACAAGCTATAATGGATTAAAAGGTTTTTTACTTAATTTTAAATTAGATTTTTTTAATTATTTAAGAAAAAGAATTTATGTAGTAGGAGATAAAACTTTTTTTTACGTAAAAAAATATTTTCCTTTTTCTTTTTTATTTAAAAAATATTATGTTCAAGATATTATAGAATATATTATAAAAATAAAAACTAATCAATATTATGATTGGTTTTGTGGAAACATAAATAATAATGATTTAAGTTTGTTAAAAAAAAACAATATTAACCGATACAAAGTATATGAAACTATTTTATCTCCAAAAAAAATAGATAATTTGTACAATTATGATGTGATTGTTTTTTTTAGTCCATCTGGAGTTAGATCTTTTTTTTTAGAAAATAATATAGAAAATGATGCAAAAACAGAAGTATTTGCTATAGGAAAAACTACAGCTAAATCTATTTCAAATTTTTTGAGCAAAAAAAAAATATGGTATCCTTCAAAACCTTCTTTAAAAAAAATTTTTTCTCTTATTAAAAAAATATTTTAA
- the nadE gene encoding NAD(+) synthase has protein sequence MKTKKIVEHIVFWLKEYILKSKSNGFIIGISGGIDSSLTSFLVAETKFPTTILEMPILEKERNYLSIKHAKFLKSKFNNVSYLKKDLSTMYTSFCKIMNINNKETDEKTLLALANVKSRIRMLTLYYYANKKNYLVVGTGNKIEDLGVGFFTKYGDGGVDIYPIADLIKSEIFLLSKELNIPHEIQKADPTDGLWEDKRTDEDQLGATYEELEWAMEIVKKKYHNNLFNKNQSKIIEKYCNMHKKNSHKMNPVPICKIPDHLK, from the coding sequence TTGAAAACAAAAAAAATAGTAGAGCATATTGTTTTTTGGTTAAAAGAATATATTTTAAAATCTAAATCAAATGGTTTTATTATTGGAATATCTGGAGGAATAGACTCTTCTTTAACCTCATTTTTAGTAGCTGAAACTAAATTCCCAACAACAATATTGGAAATGCCTATTTTGGAAAAAGAAAGAAATTATTTATCTATAAAACATGCAAAATTTTTAAAATCTAAATTTAATAATGTCAGTTATTTAAAAAAAGATTTATCCACTATGTATACTTCTTTTTGTAAAATAATGAATATTAATAATAAAGAAACAGATGAAAAAACCTTACTAGCATTAGCAAATGTAAAATCTCGTATTCGTATGCTCACCTTATATTACTATGCTAATAAAAAAAACTATCTTGTTGTAGGAACTGGAAATAAAATCGAAGATCTTGGAGTAGGATTTTTTACAAAATATGGAGATGGGGGAGTAGATATCTATCCGATAGCAGATTTAATTAAGAGCGAAATTTTTTTACTATCTAAAGAATTGAATATTCCTCATGAAATTCAAAAAGCAGATCCAACAGATGGATTATGGGAAGATAAACGTACTGATGAAGATCAGCTTGGAGCTACTTATGAAGAATTAGAATGGGCTATGGAAATTGTAAAAAAAAAATATCATAATAATTTATTTAATAAGAATCAATCTAAAATTATAGAAAAATATTGCAATATGCACAAAAAAAATAGTCATAAAATGAACCCTGTTCCTATATGTAAAATTCCTGATCATTTGAAATAA
- a CDS encoding TrkH family potassium uptake protein, translating into MIFSFIKIILNHGKIKEDVKIYLFIGLILYMLIQVTYLMRIIYVKLHNPAFIFITSFILLSLLGSVLLMLPSSTTNIKKISFIDALFTSTSAVCVTGLTVLDTAKDFTYSGKIIILTLVELGGLGILTITSFFSYFFRDGFSFKEAVFVSNFLNAKTTNNVLTLAVKVVLFTVTVEFIGTILIYLSIKEKKIIDCDNPLFFSIFHSISSFCNSGFSTLSQGLHSKSVRFNYLLQLVIAFLLILGGIGFNILFNFFTYVWLTVKKFFYKIFKDEYLKYTVNIVSLNTKIVVSTTLFLLFFGTIFYYINEYYYSLSEHHSFYGKWIVAFFSSATSRTAGFHVLNMNCLSPVTILFTIFLMWVGASPASTGGGIKTSTFALALMNIISLSKGNNRLEIQRKEISLESIRLAFSIIVLSLIVIYISILFIVFLDPKINVLSIVFEAFSAFSTTGLSLGITSNLSDGSKLILIFLMLLGRIGIFNVMISLLKSNRINSHYYYKYPKGYILIN; encoded by the coding sequence ATGATTTTCTCTTTTATAAAAATTATTCTAAATCATGGAAAAATAAAAGAAGATGTAAAAATTTACTTATTCATTGGTTTGATTTTATATATGTTAATTCAGGTTACTTATCTAATGAGGATAATTTATGTTAAATTGCATAATCCAGCTTTCATTTTTATTACAAGTTTTATTTTATTGTCCTTATTAGGATCTGTTTTATTAATGTTACCATCTTCTACTACTAATATAAAAAAAATATCATTTATAGATGCACTATTTACTTCTACCAGTGCAGTATGTGTAACTGGATTAACTGTATTAGATACAGCAAAAGATTTTACTTATTCAGGAAAAATTATTATTTTAACTTTAGTAGAATTAGGTGGATTAGGAATTTTAACTATAACTTCTTTTTTTAGTTATTTTTTTAGAGATGGATTTTCTTTTAAAGAAGCTGTATTTGTTAGTAATTTTTTAAATGCAAAGACAACGAATAATGTGCTAACTTTAGCAGTTAAAGTAGTTTTATTCACTGTAACTGTAGAATTTATAGGAACTATTTTAATTTATTTATCTATTAAAGAAAAAAAAATAATAGATTGTGATAATCCATTATTTTTTTCTATTTTTCATTCTATTTCGTCTTTTTGTAATAGTGGTTTTTCCACGCTTAGTCAAGGACTTCATTCAAAATCCGTAAGATTTAATTATTTATTACAATTAGTTATTGCTTTCTTATTGATATTAGGTGGAATAGGTTTCAACATTTTATTTAATTTTTTTACATACGTATGGTTAACTGTAAAAAAATTTTTTTACAAGATTTTTAAAGATGAATATTTAAAATATACTGTGAATATAGTATCATTAAATACAAAAATAGTTGTATCTACTACATTATTTTTACTTTTTTTTGGAACTATCTTCTACTATATTAATGAATATTATTATTCTCTATCAGAACATCATTCTTTTTATGGGAAATGGATTGTTGCTTTTTTTTCTTCTGCAACATCTAGAACAGCAGGATTTCATGTGTTAAATATGAATTGTTTATCTCCGGTTACTATATTATTTACTATTTTCCTGATGTGGGTAGGTGCATCTCCAGCTTCTACAGGTGGGGGAATAAAAACTAGTACTTTTGCATTAGCTTTGATGAACATCATTTCTTTATCTAAAGGAAACAATAGATTAGAGATACAAAGAAAAGAAATTTCTTTAGAATCTATTAGATTAGCTTTTTCAATTATTGTATTATCTCTAATTGTAATATATATAAGTATTTTATTTATTGTTTTTTTAGATCCTAAAATAAATGTTTTATCTATAGTTTTTGAGGCTTTTTCCGCTTTTTCTACAACTGGATTATCTTTGGGAATTACTTCTAATTTATCTGATGGAAGTAAACTAATTTTAATATTTTTAATGTTATTAGGAAGAATTGGTATTTTTAATGTTATGATTAGTTTATTAAAAAGTAATAGAATAAATTCTCATTATTATTATAAATATCCTAAAGGGTATATTCTTATAAATTAA
- the folE gene encoding GTP cyclohydrolase I FolE codes for MIEEKKENTLEVLKRNNIYDNSNLSNHEKNFQKDSYFISDENKIKKIEKHFFHIMKVLGLDMTDDSLRKTPKRVAKMFIKEIFSGLNSKNIPISSTFENKYKYNQMLIEKNITLYSTCEHHFLPIIGKAHVGYISNGKVLGLSKINRIVNFYAKRPQIQERLTIQIVGYLKDILSTKDVACVIEAKHLCVNSRGIKDIDSSTITSELIGSFKNNSDIRREFLHHIGVFQKNGI; via the coding sequence ATGATAGAAGAAAAAAAAGAAAATACCTTAGAGGTTCTTAAAAGAAATAATATTTATGATAACTCAAATTTATCTAATCATGAAAAAAATTTTCAGAAAGACTCTTATTTTATAAGTGATGAAAATAAAATTAAAAAAATAGAAAAACATTTTTTTCATATTATGAAAGTGTTAGGATTAGATATGACTGATGATAGTTTACGAAAAACTCCTAAACGGGTAGCAAAAATGTTTATAAAAGAGATATTTAGTGGTCTTAATTCCAAAAATATTCCTATTTCTTCTACTTTTGAAAATAAATACAAGTATAATCAAATGTTAATAGAAAAAAATATAACTCTTTATTCTACATGTGAACATCATTTTCTTCCTATCATAGGAAAAGCTCATGTTGGTTATATTTCTAATGGAAAAGTATTAGGTTTATCTAAAATTAATAGAATAGTAAATTTTTATGCTAAAAGACCACAAATCCAAGAACGTCTTACAATACAAATCGTTGGATATTTAAAAGATATTTTATCTACAAAAGATGTAGCTTGTGTAATAGAAGCAAAGCATTTATGTGTTAATTCTAGAGGAATAAAAGATATAGACAGCAGCACAATTACTAGTGAATTAATAGGTTCTTTTAAAAATAATTCAGATATAAGAAGGGAGTTTTTACACCATATTGGAGTTTTTCAAAAAAATGGAATATAA
- the tsaB gene encoding tRNA (adenosine(37)-N6)-threonylcarbamoyltransferase complex dimerization subunit type 1 TsaB, with protein MSLILNLETSTKNCSVNIAKNGISLVNVEECFDKHLHSEKLHTFIKYAIKISSIDLKSLSSICINRGPGSYTSLRIGSSTAKGLCISLGIPLLSIDSLTLMIQKINNIKSGFLIPMIHVKSNLFYTCLFNKSKEKLSAISIKEIDKNFFIENTIENKKVYILGNLNFLETKFFFAKKNFVFVSKHSLSAIDMSNISYIRFCEKKFHNIENFSPFYL; from the coding sequence ATGTCTTTAATTCTAAATTTAGAAACTTCTACAAAAAATTGTTCTGTAAACATAGCAAAAAACGGAATATCATTAGTTAATGTAGAAGAATGTTTTGATAAACATCTTCATTCGGAAAAGTTACATACATTCATAAAATATGCTATAAAAATTTCTAGTATTGATTTAAAAAGTTTAAGTTCTATTTGTATTAACAGAGGTCCTGGTTCCTATACTTCTTTAAGGATAGGGTCATCTACTGCTAAAGGGTTATGCATTTCTTTAGGAATTCCTTTATTATCTATAGATTCGTTGACTCTTATGATTCAAAAAATCAATAATATAAAAAGTGGATTCTTAATTCCGATGATACATGTTAAATCCAATTTGTTTTATACTTGTTTATTTAATAAGTCAAAAGAAAAATTAAGCGCTATTTCTATTAAAGAAATTGATAAAAATTTTTTTATAGAAAATACTATAGAAAATAAAAAAGTATACATATTAGGAAATCTAAATTTTTTAGAAACAAAATTTTTTTTTGCAAAAAAAAATTTTGTTTTTGTTTCTAAACATTCTCTATCTGCAATAGATATGTCTAATATTTCATACATTAGATTTTGTGAAAAGAAATTTCACAATATAGAAAATTTTTCTCCTTTTTATTTATGA